The following proteins come from a genomic window of Miscanthus floridulus cultivar M001 chromosome 2, ASM1932011v1, whole genome shotgun sequence:
- the LOC136539057 gene encoding probable serine/threonine-protein kinase PBL16, protein MGNCLGGSPYVNKVSSTAKPETPPKVQSPSEVDRSDDRKLPSNPGEVEALRRGASAAVRNPLVAFSFSELRKVANDFRKEALIGGGGFGPVYKGSFAPAGGDADLSASTTLPVALKVHDGDNSFQGHREWLAEVIFLGQLSHPNLVKLVGYCCEGEHRVLVYEYMALGSVESHLFSRTSPPLPWATRMKIALGAARGLAFLHDAEPRPVIYRDFKTSNILLDADFNAKLSDFGLAKDGPVGEQSHVSTRVMGTYGYAAPEYVMTGHLTASSDVYSYGVVLLELLTGRRSLDRSRPPREQALTDWALPALPHKKRVQGIVDPRLAGGAGGWDDPPPARAVQKTAMLAYHCLNHNPKARPLMRDVVASLEPLQQPPEDPADAAV, encoded by the exons ATGGGGAACTGCTTGGGGGGCAGCCCCTACGTCAACAAGGTCTCCTCCACTGCAAAACCAG AGACTCCTCCTAAGGTCCAGAGCCCGTCGGAAGTGGACCGGAGCGACGACCGCAAGCTGCCATCGAACCCGGGCGAGGTGGAGGCCCTGCGGCGGGGCGCGTCGGCGGCGGTTCGGAACCCGCTGGTGGCCTTCTCCTTCTCCGAGCTCAGGAAGGTGGCCAACGACTTCCGGAAGGAGGCgctcatcggcggcggcggattcGGCCCTGTCTACAAGGGTTCCTTCGCGCCAGCCGGCGGAGACGCAGACCTGAGCGCCAGCACCACCCTGCCGGTGGCCCTCAAGGTGCACGACGGCGACAACAGCTTCCAGGGCCACCGGGAGTGGCTGGCGGAGGTGATCTTCCTGGGCCAGCTGTCGCACCCGAACCTGGTGAAGCTGGTGGGGTACTGCTGCGAGGGCGAGCACCGCGTGCTGGTGTACGAGTACATGGCGCTGGGCAGCGTGGAGTCGCACCTCTTCTCCCGCacgtcgccgccgctgccgtggGCGACGCGGATGAAGATCGCGctgggcgcggcgcgcgggctgGCGTTCCTCCACGACGCCGAGCCCCGCCCCGTGATCTACCGCGACTTCAAGACCTCCAACATCCTGCTGGACGCCGACTTCAACGCCAAGCTCTCCGACTTCGGGCTCGCCAAGGACGGGCCCGTCGGGGAGCAGTCGCACGTGTCCACGCGGGTCATGGGCACCTACGGCTACGCCGCGCCCGAGTACGTGATGACGGGCCACCTCACGGCCTCCAGCGACGTCTACAGCTACGGCGTCGTCCTGCTGGAGCTGCTCACGGGGCGGCGGTCGCTGGACCGGTCGCGCCCGCCGCGGGAGCAGGCGCTCACCGACTGGGCGCTCCCGGCGCTGCCGCACAAGAAGCGCGTGCAGGGCATCGTCGACCCCAGGCTGGCGGGCGGCGCCGGCGGATGGGACGACCCGCCGCCCGCCAGGGCCGTGCAGAAGACGGCCATGCTCGCGTACCACTGCCTCAACCACAACCCCAAGGCGCGGCCGCTCATGCGCGACGTCGTCGCGTCGCTGGAGCCGCTACAGCAGCCGCCCGAGGACCCAGCAGACGCCGCCGTGTGA